TGTTTGCTTACCTCAACGGAAAAGTTACGCACCGAGAACCTTCATTAGCTGTTATAGATATAAATGGTGTAGGATATGAAATTAAAATATCGCTTCAAACCTACTCCGTTATTCAAGAAGGACAACAGTCTAAGTTATTTACGTATTTGAGCGTAACACAAGATTCTCAAGAGCTTTTTGGGTTTGCTACTGAAAGTGAGAAAAAAATGTTTCTGCATTTGATTAGCGTCTCTGGAGTGGGAAGAAATACAGCTTTGGTGATGCTTTCTGCTATGAATGTTTCTGAGTTGGCAGATGCGATTATCAACCAACAAACGGCAGTTATTACAAAAGTAAAGGGAATAGGGAAGAAAACAGCCGAACGCTTGATTTTAGACTTAAAAGACAAACTCGCTAAAGAAGGTTTCCAACTTCAAGACGAATCTGGAATGAGTAGCGCACTCAAAGAACAGGCTTCAAATGCTCTTGTTAGTCTAGGACTCTCAAAACTTGTGGCTGACCGAACCATTAATGCTATTCTTAAAAAATACGGCACAGATATTTCTTTGGAAGAACTTATTACGTATAGTTTGCAAGAAGGGTAGTTTTTCAGTTAGCAGTAATCAGTTTCCAATAAATAAAAACATCTCTTGTATTTATATTCTAATTCTCCCATCTTTAA
This portion of the Bernardetia sp. genome encodes:
- the ruvA gene encoding Holliday junction branch migration protein RuvA — encoded protein: MFAYLNGKVTHREPSLAVIDINGVGYEIKISLQTYSVIQEGQQSKLFTYLSVTQDSQELFGFATESEKKMFLHLISVSGVGRNTALVMLSAMNVSELADAIINQQTAVITKVKGIGKKTAERLILDLKDKLAKEGFQLQDESGMSSALKEQASNALVSLGLSKLVADRTINAILKKYGTDISLEELITYSLQEG